The DNA sequence CCTGCCTGACAGTTTTCTACAGGAAACAAATTAATAGGCCTTAGTTCACTGTAACTCGACAAGCAAACACCAACACGTTAAAATATTTTACCTGCATAACTACACACTATACTACATGTACAAGTGAAAGTAACCTGCTAAGTCACTTATCATCACTGCTACTGTAGCTAGACTACAGTCTAGGTTTTTATATGGATAAGTtaagttttagaaaaaaagagagcTTAATTATAAAAGTACAGCTGCAAGCTTACAATATTTACTTATTTCTCTATTACAGTTCCAAGTGGACCTGATGATGAGAGGTGTATTGACAAGATCAAACTACAGTTGTAGTAAAACTTTACAGGTATTTACCATTTCCCTATCTACAGCCGTATGTTGTATGCACTTTGAATGTTTGACATCCACTGATGGTTGGTTGACATTctatgagccaatcagaaatgctGTTTGGTTCATCTGCTGGGGAACAGAGTTCAAAAACCCTTGTGGGATTGAATAcatgtgtcttttttttcttcctattGCCCCCAAGCCCCTCCCACCCTGTTTATTCGTTGGACAAGGACTCATGGCCATATCCCACTTTACAAaccacaaacaaaaaacaaaaacaaaaaaaacggtTGAAAGGTGAGCTAAATTCTGTTTTCCAGAGAACTCATTGAATtactgattacaaaaaaaaccATTGCCTATAAATTATGCTAGTGTGACAAAAGAGAGTCAAGTTGTATGAATGACCTTCATACGGTTTAAGAAAATTCCAAACAGTTACTTGTATTTAGTAAATTAATAATATACTAGTTAAGTATCACAGtgtaaagagagaaaaaatataatGTCAGCTTGGTTTTGGAGGGTGACTGGCTGTTCATTTTGTCCTCAACAAACTCAGCCGCATGAAACTAAACTGGCTGTGTCTATCTTTCATTCTTTGAAGCATataaaaattatgaaagaaCTGAATAAGATGtgtgaacttcttgttttacATAGTAATGAAGTGTGTGGTTTAAAGAGGCAATTTACACCCTTTAATTGTTGAGAGATCTAGCTGTGGACAGTTTGTTGGGGGTTTGCTCTTGGGAAAATAAACTGCAAAAAAGTGGCATTTTTTATCCTATTTTGACAACTGTTATCTGAAAGTAGTAAAGCTTAAATAAGCTTAAGACTTATGACTTGGCAGTCATCAACTAAATTCATAACAACCAACAACTAAATATTTGCGCTGTTATTAAATGCAAATAGTTTTTTAAACGCATTTCCTTTAAGCTCCTAAAGTCGAAACATATAATCTTACCAAAATTTGAATCAAACAACATTGAAAGTTAGATTTTCAAACTCAACCGAAGGCACGAATCTGGTCATCGAACaaagtgtaaagacaaccaatgtaaagccttgttttctttattattttcatttctgcTAAAATTATGTTCtcgaagaatacaaaaaaattcGGTTGCATTACTTCTCTTCCGCCTAATCATCAAAATTTTGTACGCACTGATTCCAGCCATGGTTCGGTTCGCGTTTGATTTGCTTCTGGTttgaaaaggtgttgctgacaGTGCAACCCTGGGTCTGCAACTCTGAGAATATTAAACTCCGCGAATAACACCAGAAACCATTTAGTTTAAAATAAGTCATAGCGGATATCCTCTGTCATGTACAATAATACATCGTAATAATTAATATGACGTTTCTGTGGAAACAATTAAAGTAAGCTTAAGATTATTGCGCGTTCAAAAACTTCCGACTCGTTATTTTTGTATAATTAAGGCTCAAAGTTCGATTTCCGAACTCAAACGAACTAAACCTAACTATGActgttcgattttgttcgataAAATTCGATTTGGTTCTATTTCCTTCGGGCATGGAACTCAATCGAACACAACTGAAATGCATCGAACGAGTTCGGTGGATTTTTTGTTCGGTGTACTAGTAAGTTAAGCTCTCATATCATACGCCGGGAGGTATTCCATGCACAATTTTATACAAAGCGTTTCGCATAAGAGGTTCATTTAGCTCACGTGGTAGTAAGATTATTACtcaatttgtctttttctttaatgTTTGAAAGCAGAAGTAGTAAATACTTGTACTTACCGAGCCAAATTTTGTCACATTCTTAATTAACTTCCTTGTCTCGACAATACACTATTCAAATATGGCGGCCCAAATTTACCGCCACAGACCGCGCCGCACGACaccacaacctcgtccccagggtcttctcgttttccaaatAAGGAGGCGAGGGAGCACAGCAGAATCACGTGACCGATTTGTGCAGGGCTACCAACAATCCCCCGAAATCAATGATGATGAAGCCGCGCAAAAAaccaaaacgcgccattttctcACCTTTGATTCGCGGGAAGGGTGGGGGTTACAAATTTTCCATCTTTCAAGCTCTCCGATCCGAGGCGCTTTGGGGCAAACTTTGGGGCGAGGCGGGAAAAGAAAACGAAGGAGAGCTTGccactacgtctctggaatttgaattccccctccaatagagaggagaagtcgttacgtcacgttgccatgatAGCTAAATTTTCGGAtgacaacaaaacgaaaacgccacttaaaaagtgaattcgcactgaTTCAAAGTTCATTgatcttattcagtttcatttaatttgtaaaatcttggcgaaattgtcgggggttgaatccgaaaggacggTATCTGAGTTGATCTGagttgagaaaaagaaaaaggaaattcttgTGCTGTGttcactagcctgcgtagctggcggtatggTGTAGTAGGTGAGTGAGATTTGGCCGTCACAATCCGCGTAAGCCGCGAGAAATAGGAATTTCAAACGCCTCGTCCCCAATTTGGAAGTTTCAAGTCGCAGACTAGGGACGGTTAGGAGAGAGCCCTGGGAACTAGCTTAGTCTCGTGTAACATCGCCGAGCCAGAGAGACgcttaaaataaatgaatgcaCGTGCAGGCAACGGGAATACGGTAGAATGATATAGCAATCTTATTTTGCTCTTCACTGTCCCAGACATCACCGACAACGTGTTGGAACAATTGTGACTTAGCTGTCcaatgaaatgttttaaagcTAAGCAAGAGGCTGTAACTCCCTTGCTGTAATCACTTTAATCACAATGGAAAGCAGCAAAAACTGGACACctttcttttcactttaatttattttattagaaCGATACGCTAAGGTTAATACGtttgtttctcagtttttttttggcgaaTAAGGTggaagaactttaaaaagcttgtaaatcattCGTCTTTGGTTCCTAATTTACCAGGTTTTTTGCGTGTTCACCACCCCCACTGAACCAAACATTCCCCAGAAACGATTTATAAACGAAGAAAATCACTTCAGTACATCAATGCATCGCTCTTCCTTTGTATGCTTTTCGGACTCCGTTcgatttaaaagttttaaacgAAAATATTTAACAGCCAGCTGTACTATTTCATGCTATTTTCCTCTCTGCCCCAGTTGCGTACCACAGAGCtataaaattgaagaaaaaaataactgatcCGCATTCAGTGAAAGTGTGGTTATGTATTCATTTTTGCTTATTAACATAAAAAGTTAAGCCATAGAGGGCGTCACCTTATGCAATAATGAAATTCAAGAGTTGAAAGAGTTGGTTAAtttgagcaatttgtgcaatcatcagctctttgcaagcaatagcaaagaaaaaagcCTTCGAAAGCTGCGAAATTGCCGGGTGGCAAAAACGCTAATGAgcccatacattctttgtaaagtgTCGAGTTTTTCAAAGGTAACTTATCCGAAACTATTTATTTAAACCGGCTCAAATTTTCACGGATAACTGtaattgttatgctctttcgaTATTAAGAGAGTTTATTTTAATAGCTTGATCAGAGAATGAAATGCATATGCTATTGAggggaaaaatgtaaacaaatttttcTTCACAGAATTTACATGAAGCATGACCACCGCGACATCAGCTGAAAACTAGCAGTTGCTTATCAACTTAGAAAGTCGTCTTTTCACTGTCCAATCTGGCTCTAGGGAGGCTCACTCTTGAAGCGTCCATAATAATCAAGTCCATGTAATCTTGGTACTCCAAGTTTAGATTGCTGTTCGATTCTCTTCCATTTCTGCTTTCGGGGAAGAAATGACTCCAGTTTGTAGCACTGTTTAGTGACCGTCCTGACATAGCATGGGAGTTTGATATCACCTCACCGTTTCGGTAGTGGAAGTCATAATCTCGAGCCcttaaaattacaaatgaacATATTTAGTATACTAATATAATAACACCAACCTGGCGCATGGCCTATCGTCAGCGTATCGCGGTTGGAGTAACTTTTTCTACCCAATGTAAAGAAATCAAATTTGGGAAACCATGGGATTGGTTGGGATATTCAGAGGGAACAAGGTGGAAAAAGTCCCCGTGCTAAAAATCGGGCTGTTAGTGCAATGACTGGTAGGGAGATATTAAGCACCGTTAATATGCTCTGATTACTTCGTACAATCCTTCTGAAATTGCGGTACGATACAGGCGTCATAAGGACTAATCAGAACTATAACAAGAtcctcaaatctgattggctatcaactgtccagATTTCAGCACCAAAAGAACAGTTTCATAGGACAGTAGGCGTCACGCCCAAGTAATTGGATTATCTCGCACCCAGACCTCTTGTTGGCTCCTAGaaccaaatgacagatttctctacCCTGTCATATACTTcacaactagtgaaatccctgcTCTTTTATTtccctgaagcctgaaaaaggtacccctcttCGATTGGCACCTCatcgtataggccattataggaaATATCCCCCTCCTCTTAGGGCTGTTACTTTTCAGTATTCAAAAGATACAAGTTAATGGCcaccttgaaaaacaaaatgtgtTACTTACctcaatattttctttaatcTGATGACAGCGATGGAGATAAACAGTATTACAACGAACAGGAATAACACAGCAAAGCACAGAAATCCTATGGCCACATAGAGAACTGTGGAAATAGGAAAGAAACAATTAGTCACCAGCAAACCATAATTGCAACTAAAACAAGCACCCCCTCAATGCATCGATTCTGGGTTTTAGGTTCTTTGTCGAAGCCACATGTGGGATGTGTGAGTCAGTGAAAGGGCTCTAGCCTCCTGCAGTCATGAATGGGGCGAAGAGAAAGCCTTGTAGAAAATGCGCGCAGGGGAGTCCCGTGAGAATAGCAAATAATAGCTGGAGAGGCGTTCCAAATTTTGATCACCATAATGACAATGGATCATGACAGTATCGTTCCTTTTCTTCATGAATTTGCTTCGCTGGAGTAACTTTGATTTTGCCTGGTCGTATCTTACTTTCTGTAATCCCATGGGTTATTAATAAATCTTTCTTTGGTGCTCACAAAAAGGTGAAAGATGCGGAAAGCGGTTaataagaattaaaactgagaaaaaacacGCCTCGCTGAGCAACAGAACAAAACTAAGGTTAAGCCAATTTGAACCCAAGTGCATGAGCCATACTTAGGTCTGAGTCTGAGTATGAATTTTACAATTCGATTCAGTTTCTATTTTAAACAAGGGACTTGTTTATTGTCATTTGCGCTTTGGTGAATAGCTTTAAACTTGAATCAGCGAGAGTGTACTGTATGATTCGACTTAATTCGACTTATTTTTATCTTATAGTCTGTTATGCGCATATGAAAATATTTCTATATAcgcaatataattttttttgatatATTTATTATTGGGGTATTGAATTTTGGAGTCATGTCCGAAATGTAGGTTGTGAGGTGGAAGGATTATGCTTCGTGCA is a window from the Porites lutea chromosome 10, jaPorLute2.1, whole genome shotgun sequence genome containing:
- the LOC140949607 gene encoding uncharacterized protein, with translation MTECKYAFRLKILVVLMLTGLASGDVLDDLFDDDDLLLYVAIGFLCFAVLFLFVVILFISIAVIRLKKILRARDYDFHYRNGEVISNSHAMSGRSLNSATNWSHFFPESRNGRESNSNLNLEYQDYMDLIIMDASRVSLPRARLDSEKTTF